The following proteins are co-located in the Primulina tabacum isolate GXHZ01 chromosome 11, ASM2559414v2, whole genome shotgun sequence genome:
- the LOC142517925 gene encoding phospho-2-dehydro-3-deoxyheptonate aldolase 2, chloroplastic, whose translation MGVVLMFGGQMPVIKVGRMAGQFAKPRSDPLEEKDGVKLPSYRGDNVNGDSFDEKSRTPDPQRMIRAYTQSVSTLNLLRAFATGGYAAMQRVAQWNLDFAEHSEQGDRYRELAHRVDEALAFMASCGLTADHPVMTTTEFWTSHECLLLPYEQALTRQDSTSGLYYDCSAHMIWVGERTRQLDGAHVEFLRGVSNPLGIKVSDKMDPNELVKLIDILNPQNRPGRITVIVRMGAENLRVKFPYLIRAVRQAGQIVTWVSDPMHGNTIKAPCGLKTRSFDAIRAEVRAFFDVHDQEGSFPGGVHMEMTGQNVTECVGGSRTITYNDLSSRYHTHCDPRLNASQSLELAFIIAERLRKRRLGPLRNLSSFRP comes from the exons ATGGGTGTGGTTCTCATGTTTGGTGGTCAGATGCCTGTTATCAAG GTGGGAAGAATGGCTGGGCAATTTGCTAAGCCAAGGTCTGATCCGCTTGAAGAGAAGGATGGTGTGAAGCTGCCGAGTTACCGAGGTGACAATGTGAACGGTGATTCTTTTGATGAAAAATCACGAACTCCTGATCCCCAAAGAATGATTCGAGCCTACACCCAATCTGTGTCTACGTTGAACCTTCTTCGAGCATTTGctactggaggatatgctgccATGCAGAGGGTTGCGCAATGGAACCTTGATTTTGCTGAACATAGTGAGCAGGGGGACAG gtaCCGTGAACTGGCTCACCGAGTCGATGAAGCCCTCGCCTTCATGGCTTCTTGTGGTCTCACGGCAGATCATCCGGTCATGACCACTACTGAGTTCTGGACATCCCATGAATGCTTACTTTTACCGTATGAACAAGCGCTTACTAGGCAAGATTCAACCTCTGGCCTATATTATGATTGCTCTGCTCACATGATTTGGGTTGGGGAACGAACAAGGCAATTAGACGGTGCTCATGTTGAGTTTCTAAGAGGAGTTTCCAATCCTCTCGGAATTAAG GTAAGTGACAAAATGGATCCAAACGAACTCGTGAAACTGATTGATATTCTGAATCCTCAAAACCGACCTGGAAGAATAACAGTGATAGTTCGTATGGGAGCTGAAAACTTAAGAGTGAAATTTCCTTATCTCATCAGGGCCGTTCGCCAAGCAGGTCAAATCGTCACTTGGGTCAGTGACCCTATGCATGGAAACACCATCAAAGCACCTTGTGGACTCAAGACTCGCTCTTTTGATGCTATCCGG GCTGAGGTGAGAGCATTTTTTGACGTACATGACCAAGAAGGAAGCTTCCCCGGAGGAGTGCATATGGAGATGACGGGCCAAAACGTTACAGAATGCGTCGGGGGATCGCGTACCATCACGTATAATGATTTGAGCTCACGGTACCATACACATTGCGACCCAAGGCTTAATGCTTCTCAATCATTGGAACTTGCTTTCATTATAGCTGAGCGGCTTCGGAAGAGACGACTTGGACCACTACGTAACCTTTCATCTTTCAGACCATAG
- the LOC142519006 gene encoding protein EXORDIUM-like 2: protein MASSFYTSAIPDPRVSKIFFFFFLLFTSSSMAALVQQPSLVLKYHKGALLKGAVTVNLIWYGKFTPIQRSIIVDFLQSANSAKSPQPAVSSWWKTTEKYSGGGSSNLVLGKQFLDENCSLGKSLKNSHIIYLAAKGGHLNGAVNVVLTAEDVAVDGFCMSRCGSHGSTRGATRFAYAWVGNAEKQCPGYCAWPFHQPVYGPQTPPLVSPNGDVGVDGMVINLATVLAGTVTNPFNNGYFQGPATAPLEAVTACTGMFGSGAYPGYAGNVLTEKTSGASYNANGVDGRRYLLPAMWDPQTSECSPLV from the coding sequence ATGGCTTCTTCTTTTTACACTTCTGCCATTCCTGATCCGCGGGTTTCGaaaatctttttctttttcttcttgctTTTTACCTCTTCTTCAATGGCGGCGTTGGTGCAGCAACCGTCTCTTGTGTTGAAATATCACAAGGGAGCTCTGCTTAAAGGCGCCGTTACGGTGAACTTGATCTGGTATGGGAAGTTTACACCAATTCAACGCTCCATTATCGTAGATTTCCTCCAGTCGGCGAACTCTGCGAAATCACCTCAGCCTGCTGTTTCCTCATGGTGGAAGACGACGGAGAAGTACAGCGGCGGCGGGTCGTCTAATCTTGTTCTGGGCAAACAGTTCCTTGATGAAAACTGTTCTTTAGGGAAATCTCTGAAAAACTCACATATTATCTACTTAGCTGCCAAGGGTGGACACTTGAACGGAGCGGTTAACGTCGTCTTGACGGCGGAGGATGTCGCGGTTGATGGGTTTTGCATGAGCAGATGCGGTTCCCACGGGTCGACTCGTGGGGCGACCCGGTTCGCCTACGCATGGGTGGGGAACGCGGAGAAACAGTGCCCTGGTTACTGCGCGTGGCCGTTTCACCAGCCGGTTTACGGCCCGCAGACGCCGCCGCTGGTCTCTCCGAACGGCGACGTCGGGGTTGACGGAATGGTGATAAATTTGGCCACCGTTCTGGCGGGAACGGTGACGAACCCGTTCAACAACGGGTACTTCCAGGGTCCGGCGACCGCGCCATTGGAGGCTGTGACTGCTTGCACGGGGATGTTCGGGTCGGGTGCTTACCCGGGTTACGCCGGTAACGTGCTGACGGAGAAGACGAGTGGCGCGAGCTATAATGCGAATGGGGTTGACGGGAGGAGGTATCTTCTGCCGGCGATGTGGGACCCGCAAACATCCGAGTGCTCCCCTCTTGTGTGA